Proteins from a genomic interval of Pseudomonadota bacterium:
- a CDS encoding DUF433 domain-containing protein → MNWRDRIVSNPDILIGKPTIKGTRISVELILGWLANGWTFDDILASYPHLTREDILAALAFAVEMLMNTSPSTRRRHDGALAGQ, encoded by the coding sequence GTGAACTGGCGCGACCGCATCGTTTCCAATCCCGATATCCTGATCGGCAAGCCGACCATCAAGGGTACGCGGATATCCGTGGAGCTAATCCTCGGCTGGCTGGCCAATGGCTGGACCTTCGATGACATTCTGGCTTCCTACCCACACCTCACCCGCGAGGACATCCTTGCGGCGCTGGCGTTTGCGGTCGAGATGCTGATGAATACATCGCCATCCACAAGGCGACGGCATGACGGTGCGCTTGCTGGTCAATGA
- the cas8c gene encoding type I-C CRISPR-associated protein Cas8c/Csd1, translated as MPLGERKGRTFDSCPNLSQPELVGGGEPRAHFLAERLDTVALYLDSKTDEKDREKFAAKHDYFVNLLGSAATEPPYLSAASTLLTDTDALEAIRAELTRLKAKPTESATVIVDAINPLERDEWREWWRNFRLSLRAPKTNSVKMRCLVTGDVIEPATTHPKIKGLAGVGGLGTGDIMVGFDKQAFQSYGLEQSANAAMSEETATAYTETLNRLIAEKGTKLGKTLADYWYTESVAVEDDPLGWLKEPPEQTAASAELKAHELLIAIRTGKRADLSNNRYVALLLSGQAGRVMVRELMQGTFEALTANVESWFRDLAIVPRDGKGLAAPPKFLAVAGSLVRDLKDLPSPWLQQLWRGAVTGGVIPGAALAQATLRARIDVINDQPASHARMGLIKAYLIRQGDTAMHPYLNPEHPHPAYHCGRLLAVLARLQRAALGDVGAGVVQRYYTAASQTPGLILGRLTANAKNHLNKLEGGLAYWYENQLAEVMSCIRDSVPRTLALEEQSLFALGYYQQLAALNAGKSNNANGEVTT; from the coding sequence GTGCCGCTGGGTGAAAGGAAAGGCCGAACGTTCGACAGCTGCCCGAATCTATCACAACCTGAACTGGTCGGCGGCGGCGAGCCTAGAGCGCATTTCCTGGCGGAACGATTGGACACGGTGGCGCTATATCTAGACAGCAAAACCGACGAAAAGGACCGCGAGAAGTTTGCCGCCAAGCATGATTACTTTGTGAACCTGCTTGGCAGCGCGGCGACAGAGCCACCGTATCTGAGCGCAGCCTCCACCCTCCTGACTGACACCGATGCACTGGAGGCCATCCGAGCTGAATTGACGCGGCTCAAGGCCAAGCCAACGGAGAGCGCCACGGTGATTGTTGACGCTATCAATCCGTTAGAACGGGATGAATGGCGAGAATGGTGGCGGAATTTTCGATTGAGCCTGCGCGCACCGAAAACCAACTCAGTGAAAATGCGTTGCCTAGTGACCGGTGATGTCATAGAACCCGCCACCACTCACCCCAAGATTAAGGGGTTGGCCGGCGTCGGCGGCCTGGGAACGGGCGACATCATGGTCGGATTCGACAAGCAGGCGTTTCAATCCTACGGTCTAGAACAATCCGCGAACGCCGCGATGTCGGAAGAGACCGCGACGGCCTACACCGAGACCTTGAATCGACTCATTGCCGAAAAAGGCACCAAGCTCGGCAAGACCTTGGCGGACTACTGGTACACGGAAAGCGTGGCCGTCGAAGACGACCCTCTGGGCTGGCTCAAAGAGCCGCCTGAACAGACCGCCGCCAGTGCCGAACTCAAAGCACACGAACTACTTATCGCGATCCGCACAGGCAAACGCGCGGATTTGTCCAATAACCGCTATGTCGCTTTGCTGCTGTCCGGGCAGGCCGGGCGGGTCATGGTGCGCGAGTTGATGCAAGGCACGTTCGAGGCGCTGACCGCCAACGTGGAAAGCTGGTTCAGAGACTTGGCTATCGTGCCGCGCGATGGCAAGGGACTGGCAGCGCCACCCAAGTTTCTGGCCGTGGCCGGTAGCTTGGTGCGGGACCTCAAGGACCTGCCTTCCCCCTGGTTGCAGCAACTTTGGCGTGGCGCGGTCACCGGTGGCGTCATTCCAGGGGCAGCGCTGGCGCAAGCGACCTTGCGCGCCCGCATCGATGTGATTAACGACCAACCCGCGTCCCATGCCCGCATGGGACTCATAAAGGCTTATCTAATTCGCCAAGGAGACACTGCCATGCACCCCTACCTCAACCCTGAACACCCTCATCCGGCTTACCACTGCGGTAGGCTGTTGGCTGTATTAGCCCGTTTGCAACGGGCCGCGCTCGGCGACGTCGGCGCGGGCGTGGTGCAACGGTATTACACCGCTGCCAGCCAAACGCCCGGTTTGATCCTGGGGCGGCTCACCGCCAACGCTAAAAACCATTTGAACAAACTGGAAGGGGGACTCGCCTATTGGTACGAAAACCAGCTCGCAGAAGTCATGAGCTGCATTCGGGACAGTGTGCCTAGAACCCTCGCCTTAGAAGAACAAAGTCTCTTTGCTCTAGGGTATTACCAGCAATTGGCTGCTCTCAACGCGGGCAAGAGCAACAATGCCAATGGGGAAGTCACGACCTAA
- the cas4 gene encoding CRISPR-associated protein Cas4 yields the protein MVDDPIPISALNQYAYCPRRCYLIHAEGEFEDNVHTLRGTHEHERVDRQRHEVSAGVRVEYALPVWGRRLGLSGRCDAVEFHPDGTVYPVEYKHGKRRRWINDDLQLAAQALCLEEMLERAITKGAIYHQQSRRRREVIMNEALRREVEITVAAVRVLLSKRELPPITEDPRRCGECSLREICQPDLARAACEIMGIKAHLFEPKTKPCDGTPYATLYLAVK from the coding sequence ATGGTGGACGATCCAATCCCCATCTCCGCCCTCAACCAGTACGCCTACTGCCCGCGCCGTTGTTATCTCATCCACGCCGAAGGTGAGTTCGAGGACAACGTGCACACGCTGCGCGGCACGCACGAGCACGAGCGCGTGGACCGGCAGCGACACGAGGTGAGCGCGGGCGTGCGGGTCGAGTATGCTCTGCCGGTGTGGGGCCGCCGGCTGGGCCTGTCCGGCCGCTGTGACGCCGTGGAGTTTCATCCGGACGGAACGGTCTACCCCGTCGAGTACAAGCACGGTAAGCGCCGCCGCTGGATCAACGATGATTTGCAGCTCGCGGCGCAGGCGCTTTGCCTTGAGGAGATGCTCGAGCGAGCCATAACAAAAGGTGCCATCTATCACCAGCAGTCACGCCGGCGGCGGGAAGTGATCATGAACGAAGCGTTGCGGCGCGAGGTGGAGATCACGGTGGCTGCGGTAAGAGTGTTGCTCTCGAAGAGAGAGCTGCCACCTATCACCGAGGATCCCAGGCGTTGCGGGGAGTGTTCATTGCGCGAGATCTGTCAGCCGGATCTCGCGCGGGCAGCATGCGAGATCATGGGAATCAAGGCCCATCTTTTCGAGCCGAAGACGAAGCCCTGTGACGGAACTCCGTATGCCACTCTATACTTGGCGGTTAAGTAA
- a CDS encoding clan AA aspartic protease yields the protein MNIMRVTVSVTNLRKDKPPYQAEFVVDTRAIDCLAPASSLEAAGIEIEGRDVYDLANGEVVEYPFGFARISFMSSETVAQIIFGPKDCEPILGTVALENTGIKMDPVSGALKRMAAKPLK from the coding sequence ATGAACATCATGCGTGTCACGGTGAGCGTCACAAATTTACGAAAGGACAAGCCTCCGTACCAGGCGGAATTTGTGGTTGATACGCGCGCGATCGATTGCTTGGCACCGGCTTCGTCATTGGAAGCGGCCGGCATCGAGATCGAGGGGCGTGATGTTTACGACCTCGCGAACGGCGAAGTCGTGGAATATCCCTTCGGTTTTGCCCGCATCAGCTTTATGAGCAGCGAAACCGTCGCGCAGATCATCTTCGGCCCCAAGGATTGCGAACCTATTTTGGGGACGGTAGCCTTGGAGAACACCGGCATCAAAATGGATCCAGTGTCGGGCGCCCTCAAGCGGATGGCGGCCAAACCCTTGAAGTGA
- a CDS encoding 2-oxoisovalerate dehydrogenase yields MSEIFFLVEQAPEGGFTARALDASIFTEADDLESLHLQVRDAVRCHFEGEQAPRFIRLHFTYEEVIAV; encoded by the coding sequence ATGAGCGAGATATTTTTCTTGGTCGAGCAGGCTCCGGAGGGGGGATTCACGGCGCGCGCTTTGGACGCATCCATCTTCACGGAAGCAGACGATTTAGAGAGTCTGCATCTGCAGGTCCGGGATGCAGTACGCTGTCATTTCGAGGGCGAGCAAGCGCCACGCTTCATCCGGTTGCACTTCACATATGAGGAAGTGATCGCGGTATGA
- the cas7c gene encoding type I-C CRISPR-associated protein Cas7/Csd2: MSISNRYEFLFLSDCENGNPNGDPDAGNAPRIDPEDMRGLVSDVALKRRVRNYVQLARGNQDPNAIFVEHSTNLNKPIALAHEKTNGAVPKEGKATKRQAGEARKWMCQTFYDVRTFGAVMSTGANAGQVRGPVQFSFARSIDPVLPLDIGITRMAKTPTTKEIKSDASYQEHVEWEAKQPEDELRTMGRKNLIPYGLYAAKGFVSANLAQGTGFGDADLDLFWQALANMYDHDRSASKGMMACRGLYVFKHVGPTRTWNSVSVRRC, from the coding sequence ATGTCCATTTCTAACCGCTATGAATTTCTTTTTCTATCTGACTGTGAAAACGGCAACCCCAACGGTGACCCGGATGCCGGCAACGCCCCGCGTATCGACCCGGAGGATATGCGCGGGCTGGTGTCCGATGTCGCATTGAAACGGCGGGTGCGCAATTACGTGCAGCTTGCGCGTGGGAATCAGGATCCCAATGCTATTTTTGTGGAGCACTCGACAAATCTAAACAAACCCATCGCATTGGCGCATGAAAAAACAAACGGTGCTGTTCCAAAGGAAGGAAAAGCAACCAAGCGTCAGGCTGGCGAAGCAAGAAAATGGATGTGTCAAACCTTTTACGATGTGAGAACCTTTGGTGCGGTAATGAGCACCGGGGCAAACGCCGGGCAGGTTCGCGGCCCTGTGCAGTTTTCTTTCGCCCGTTCAATCGATCCTGTTTTGCCCCTTGATATTGGGATTACCAGAATGGCGAAGACGCCAACGACGAAGGAAATCAAGAGCGATGCAAGCTATCAGGAGCATGTAGAGTGGGAAGCGAAACAACCCGAGGACGAACTCCGCACTATGGGCCGCAAGAACCTGATCCCTTACGGCCTCTATGCCGCCAAAGGTTTCGTCAGCGCCAATCTGGCCCAAGGCACCGGTTTTGGCGATGCCGATCTCGATTTGTTCTGGCAAGCCCTCGCCAATATGTACGATCACGACCGCTCGGCCAGCAAGGGCATGATGGCCTGCCGTGGGCTATACGTCTTCAAGCACGTCGGCCCGACTCGGACCTGGAACAGCGTAAGCGTCAGGCGATGTTAG
- the cas1c gene encoding type I-C CRISPR-associated endonuclease Cas1c has protein sequence MTLLLNTLYVTTPEAYLRLEGETVCVMVEKEKRLQVSMHHLGGIVCFGDVMLSPALLGRCMADGRSVVWLQRGGRFQARVEGPVNGNILLRLAQYRTADDAEKTLELVRGFLAGKLRNSRTTLLRGARDSENEGDKAALVQNARLIAGHLRKLPHASDLDALRGEERNSARIYFQSFRYLMRDRIRDEFAFEARTRRPPLDPMNALLSFLYAVLLNDCRSAVEGVGLDPQLGFLHAVRPGRMALALDILEEFRSVIADRLALTLINRGQIQIKHFDKRPGGAVLLNDEGRKLVIGAYQERKQEALVHPVLGQQLSIGLLPHVQARMLARYLRRDAPAYVPYLHR, from the coding sequence ATGACCTTGCTTCTGAATACGCTGTATGTAACGACACCCGAGGCCTACCTGCGGCTCGAAGGGGAGACCGTGTGTGTGATGGTGGAGAAAGAAAAGCGGCTGCAAGTGTCGATGCACCACCTGGGTGGGATCGTCTGCTTCGGCGATGTGATGTTGAGCCCGGCGCTGCTCGGCCGTTGCATGGCGGACGGGCGCAGCGTCGTGTGGTTGCAACGCGGCGGGCGCTTCCAGGCGCGCGTCGAGGGCCCGGTCAACGGTAATATACTGCTGCGCCTAGCGCAGTACCGGACCGCCGACGATGCGGAGAAAACGCTGGAGTTGGTGCGCGGTTTCCTGGCTGGGAAGCTCCGCAACAGCCGCACCACTTTGCTGAGGGGCGCGCGTGACAGCGAAAACGAAGGCGACAAGGCCGCCCTCGTGCAGAATGCGCGGCTCATCGCGGGGCATTTGCGCAAGCTCCCGCACGCATCTGATCTTGATGCGTTGCGCGGCGAGGAACGCAACTCGGCCCGGATCTATTTCCAGTCGTTCCGCTACCTGATGCGCGACCGCATCCGTGACGAATTCGCGTTCGAGGCACGCACGCGCCGTCCGCCACTCGATCCCATGAATGCGCTGCTGTCGTTCCTCTACGCGGTCCTTCTCAACGATTGCCGCAGCGCCGTGGAGGGCGTGGGACTTGATCCGCAGCTCGGGTTTCTGCATGCCGTTCGGCCGGGACGCATGGCGCTCGCCCTGGATATCTTGGAAGAGTTTCGCTCGGTGATCGCCGATCGGCTCGCGTTGACATTGATCAACCGAGGGCAGATCCAGATCAAGCACTTCGATAAGCGTCCTGGGGGCGCCGTCCTTCTGAACGACGAGGGCCGCAAGCTTGTCATCGGCGCTTACCAGGAACGCAAGCAGGAAGCCCTCGTCCACCCCGTACTTGGCCAGCAGCTATCGATCGGTCTTTTGCCGCACGTGCAGGCACGCATGCTCGCGCGCTATCTGCGGCGCGACGCGCCTGCCTACGTGCCGTACCTGCATCGTTGA